A genomic stretch from Thunnus maccoyii chromosome 19, fThuMac1.1, whole genome shotgun sequence includes:
- the LOC121886057 gene encoding RNA/RNP complex-1-interacting phosphatase-like, whose protein sequence is MSRHSKKDGIPDRWLDYKAVGKRLNGTRFIAFKVPLKHSLNRQLPCSDVFGPWELLDTLKEENQELGLIIDLTFTKRYYQPQDVPDSLMCVKIFTAGHEIPSDGTILSFKRAVRRFLQDNADNDKLIGVHCTHGLNRTGYLICRYLIDVDGMDPKEAIELFNSSRGHDIERQNYLEDLQYGAKRSNDGMEESEQEPKRGQAVNRPLYTPLESDSREERRHFNDSWQHRSFSPRGTNHRSYHRPAQDGLLPCPPLLPRPSFHPPAGASFHPYRWTPPPPPSPPDSQWRRPSRSEETRSRYLPPEPQWSRPSHLQEDRRRSYHHYPYPPPPPTPPSHLPHSSARWTNESNGYSRREEEWAGPKMRHQHRYSHRPRVNPYDDYQSDRNWN, encoded by the exons ATGTCCCGACACAGTAAGAAGGACGGAATACCGGACAG ATGGTTGGATTACAAAGCTGTTGGGAAAAGACTCAACGGGACTCGTTTCATCGCCTTCAAAGTGCCGCTGAAACAC tctctgAACCGTCAGCTTCCGTGTTCTGATGTGTTCGGTCCCTGGGAGCTGCTGGACActttgaaagaagaaaatcaaGAACTGGGTTTGATCATCGACCTGACCTTCACCAAACGCTACTACCAGCCAcag GACGTACCGGACTCTCTGATGTGTGTGAAGATCTTCACAGCCGGTCACGAGATTCCCAGCGACGGCACGATCCTGAGCTTCAAACGAGCCGTACGCAGGTTTCTACAGGACAACGCTGACAACG aCAAGCTGATCGGAGTCCACTGCACACACGGTCTGAATCGCACCGGTTACCTGATCTGCAG GTATCTGATCGATGTCGATGGGATGGATCCTAAAGAGGCCATAGAGT TGTTTAACTCGTCGCGGGGTCACGACATAGAGCGACAGAACTACCTGGAAGATCTACAGTACGGAGCGAAGAGGAG TAACGACGGGATGGAGGAGAGCGAGCAGGAGCCGAAGAGAGGTCAGGCTGTGAATCGACCGCTTTACACTCCGCTAGAGTccgacagcagagaggagagacgaCACTTTAATGACTCCTGGCAGCACAG gtCTTTCTCTCCCAGAGGAACGAACCATCGCTCATATCACCGCCCTGCGCAGGACGGCCTCCTCCCCTGCCCGCCGTTACTCCCTCGCCCTTCCTTTCATCCTCCAGCAGGAGCCTCTTTCCACCCGTATCGAtggactcctcctcctcctccttctccccctgACAGCCAGTGGAGGAGACCCTCCCGCTCAGAGGAGACCAGGTCCAGGTATCTTCCACCGGAGCCGCAGTGGAGTCGGCCCTCTCACCTGCaggaggacagaagaagaagttaTCACCATTATccttatcctcctcctccccctacTCCTCCTTCTCACCTCCCCCACTCCTCCGCCCGCTGGACCAACGAGTCGAATGGCTACAGTAGACGTGAGGAGGAGTGGGCCGGTCCCAAGATGAGACATCAGCACAGATACTCACACAGACCGCGAGTGAACCCGTACGACGACTACCAGTCTGATAGAAACTGGAACTGA
- the atp6v1b2 gene encoding V-type proton ATPase subunit B, brain isoform yields MAMKALRGMVNGAMSELSSAVSGNKPTAAAAPAAAPAAAAAAASREHVMAVSRDYITQPRLTYKTVSGVNGPLVILDQVKFPRYAEIVHLTLPDGTKRSGQVLEVTGSKAVVQVFEGTAGIDAKKTSCEFTGDILRTPVSEDMLGRVFNGSGKPIDRGPAVLAEDFLDIMGQPINPQCRIYPEEMIQTGISAIDGMNSIARGQKIPIFSAAGLPHNEIAAQICRQAGLVKKSKDVMDYSEENFAIVFAAMGVNMETARFFKSDFEENGSMDNVCLFLNLANDPTIERIITPRLALTSAEYLAYQCEKHVLVILTDMSSYAEALREVSAAREEVPGRRGFPGYMYTDLATIYERAGRVEGRNGSITQIPILTMPNDDITHPIPDLTGYITEGQIYVDRQLHNRQIYPPINVLPSLSRLMKSAIGEGMTRRDHSDVSNQLYACYAIGKDVQAMKAVVGEEALTADDLLYLEFLTKFEKNFISQGAYENRSVFETLDIGWQLMRIFPKEMLKRIPQSTLAEFYPREAKR; encoded by the exons ATGGCGATGAAGGCGCTCAGAGGGATGGTGAACGGGGCCATGAGTGAGCTCTCCTCGGCCGTCAGCGGGAACAAACCGACGGCCGCCGCCGCTCCGGCAGCCGCTCCGGCCGCCGCTGCCGCTGCCGCGTCCCGGGAGCACGTCATGGCCGTGAGCCGGGACTATATCACCCAGCCTCGCctca CCTATAAAACAGTGTCTGGAGTCAACGGTCCGCTGGTGATTCTGGATCAGGTGAAG TTTCCACGCTACGCAGAGATCGTCCACCTCACCCTGCCTGATGGTACCAAGAGGAGCGGGCAGGTGCTGGAGGTCACTGGGTCCAAAGCTGTGGTGcag gtgTTTGAGGGGACTGCAGGTATCGATGCCAAGAAGACCAGCTGTGAGTTTACAGGAGACATCTTACGGACGCCTGTATCTGAGGATATGTTGG gtcgTGTGTTTAATGGATCCGGTAAACCGATCGACAGAGGGCCGGCGGTCCTGGCTGAAGACTTCTTGGACATCATGG gtCAGCCTATAAACCCTCAGTGTCGTATCTACCCGGAGGAGATGATCCAGACCGGCATATCTGCCATCGACGGCATGAACAGCATCGCCAGGGGGCAGAAAATACCCATCTTCTCTGCTGCAGGGCTGCCACACAacgag ATCGCGGCTCAGATCTGTCGGCAGGCCGGTTTGGTGAAGAAGTCGAAGGACGTGATGGACTACAGCGAGGAAAACTTCGCCATCGTGTTCGCCGCCATGGGG GTGAACATGGAGACCGCCCGGTTCTTTAAGTCTGACTTTGAGGAGAACGGTTCCATGGACAACGTCTGTTTGTTCCTCAACCTGGCCAACGACCCCAC CATCGAGCGAATCATCACGCCTCGTTTGGCTCTGacatcagcagagtatctgGCCTATCAGTGTGAGAAGCATGTCCTCGTCATCCTCACTGACATGAGCTCGTACGCGGAGGCTCTCCGAGAG GTGTCTGCAGCCAGAGAGGAGGTGCCGGGCCGCCGAGGCTTCCCGGGCTACATGTACACCGATCTGGCCACCATCTACGAGAGAGCCGGCAGAGTGGAGGGACGCAACGGCTCCATCACACAGATCCCCATCCTCACCATGCCCAATgatg ACATCACTCATCCGATCCCTGACCTGACGGGTTACATCACTGAGGGACAGATCTACGTTGACAGACAGCTGCACAACAGACAG ATCTATCCTCCCATCAACGTGTTGCCGTCTCTCTCTCGTCTGATGAAATCCGCCATCGGGGAGGGAATGACCCGCAGAGACCACTCTGATGTTTCCAACCAGCTT tatgcATGTTATGCCATAGGGAAGGATGTCCAGGCCATGAAGGCAGTGGTGGGAGAAGAAGCTCTGACAGCTGATGACCTGCTTTATCTGGAGTTCCTGACCAAGTTTGAGAAAAACTTCATTTCCCAAG gTGCCTACGAGAACAGGAGCGTGTTTGAGACTCTGGACATCGGATGGCAGCTCATGAGGATTTTCCCCAAAGAGATGCTGAAGAGGATCCCGCAGAGCACCTTAGCTGAGTTTTACCCCCGAGAGGCCAAACGTTAA